The Pseudoalteromonas translucida KMM 520 genome has a window encoding:
- the arcB gene encoding aerobic respiration two-component sensor histidine kinase ArcB: MTDSSLSPWARVLSSLITRFGEFKTAAICYALLLAVSLVLSSMFYYVAVGEVNLVDILAVIFFTAVVSPLVISVLINSIRQLDASYAYLDSATKQEKLLNQTLKDNINRLNVEIDERKMAFHAKHRAIEELRKEIAERKKTQQELAQQSMLQRSIVDSSPDLFYYRDDNGVFAGCNKMFEEVMGKTSDELIGKSAEQIFPNHFLSEVLKTDKQVEQTHQALTIDVQYDVGGETRWFELRKLPFINDKGKYIGLLAFGRDITSRKEAAEALETAYKDKGKFIATLSHELRTPLNGIVGLTRMLLDTELNKQQRSWCNTVFSSAETLGNIFNDIIDLDKIDREQLDIATNAINVSDFINDVVNFAGLIAEQKDLSFDIKRLGMLDIYAQLDPTRLRQVVWNLINNAVKFTHKGSVTLTCIRENRDDGPWLTMKISDTGEGIPAEQLSRIFDMYYKAPDLKGTNAIGSGIGLAVTKALVDAMQGVISVNSIEGEGSCFIVEIPLSLCSAPTENSYVGRSLNILLVEDVPLNAEIATNLLEQRGHEVIWAETGEDALSFVETEDDLDLILLDMQLPDINGDEVARQIRADSHFDKLPIVALTANVRSAEQELEGISIQGALAKPINTVKLDKILADLFGIKQTRSNEPQLKVSAAALADINAHLLDVETIEDFVNSMGLVVFKRSSQLFEKLNPQYQQELLTSLNSGDREEYKSVAHKLKGAAGSVGLNDVQLHAKVMEYGALDESDEVLKQWLDVLADKINEGQHALHLFLQQLE; this comes from the coding sequence TGAGTTTAAAACTGCAGCCATTTGCTATGCTTTGTTATTGGCAGTTTCGCTTGTTTTATCAAGTATGTTTTATTATGTTGCCGTTGGTGAAGTTAATCTTGTTGATATATTGGCAGTGATTTTTTTTACCGCTGTGGTATCGCCGCTGGTTATAAGCGTGCTAATAAATTCAATTAGGCAACTAGATGCTTCCTATGCATATTTAGACAGTGCGACAAAACAAGAAAAACTACTCAACCAAACATTAAAAGATAATATAAACCGCTTAAATGTAGAAATTGATGAGCGTAAAATGGCGTTTCATGCCAAGCACCGCGCAATAGAAGAGCTAAGAAAAGAAATTGCTGAGCGTAAAAAAACGCAACAAGAGCTTGCCCAGCAAAGTATGCTACAACGCTCAATAGTAGACTCCTCCCCCGATTTATTTTATTACCGCGACGACAATGGCGTGTTTGCGGGCTGTAATAAAATGTTTGAAGAAGTAATGGGCAAAACCAGTGACGAATTAATCGGTAAGAGTGCTGAACAAATATTTCCTAATCATTTTTTATCTGAAGTTTTAAAAACCGATAAACAGGTAGAGCAAACTCACCAAGCATTAACTATAGATGTTCAATACGATGTGGGCGGCGAAACGCGTTGGTTTGAATTGCGTAAATTGCCATTTATTAACGATAAAGGTAAGTACATAGGTTTACTTGCGTTTGGCCGTGATATTACGAGTCGTAAAGAGGCTGCAGAAGCGCTCGAAACAGCCTACAAAGATAAAGGGAAGTTTATTGCCACTTTGAGCCATGAATTGCGTACACCACTTAATGGCATTGTTGGTTTAACACGTATGTTGCTAGATACAGAGCTTAATAAACAGCAGCGTAGTTGGTGTAATACGGTGTTTTCGAGTGCTGAAACACTGGGTAATATATTTAACGACATTATAGATTTAGACAAAATAGACAGAGAGCAGTTAGATATTGCAACTAATGCTATAAACGTATCTGACTTTATAAATGATGTGGTTAACTTTGCAGGCTTAATTGCTGAACAAAAAGATCTTTCTTTTGATATTAAACGCTTAGGCATGCTAGATATTTATGCGCAACTAGATCCAACCCGACTTCGCCAAGTTGTTTGGAACTTAATAAATAATGCGGTTAAATTTACTCATAAGGGCAGTGTAACCCTCACTTGTATTCGTGAAAACCGAGATGATGGCCCTTGGCTTACCATGAAAATATCAGACACCGGAGAGGGCATACCAGCTGAACAGCTCTCTCGTATTTTTGATATGTATTATAAAGCGCCAGATCTTAAAGGCACCAATGCTATTGGTTCTGGCATTGGCTTAGCAGTAACCAAAGCCTTAGTTGATGCAATGCAGGGGGTTATTTCGGTTAATAGTATCGAAGGTGAGGGGAGCTGCTTTATAGTAGAAATCCCGCTAAGTTTATGCAGCGCACCCACTGAGAATAGTTATGTAGGACGCAGCTTAAATATACTGTTAGTAGAAGATGTGCCGTTAAATGCCGAAATTGCGACTAACTTACTTGAGCAGCGTGGTCATGAAGTTATTTGGGCTGAGACCGGCGAAGATGCATTGTCTTTTGTAGAAACTGAAGACGATTTAGATTTGATCTTACTTGATATGCAGTTACCCGATATAAACGGGGATGAAGTAGCAAGGCAAATAAGAGCCGATAGTCATTTTGATAAATTACCTATTGTAGCGCTTACCGCAAATGTGCGCAGCGCAGAGCAAGAGCTAGAGGGAATATCAATACAAGGGGCGCTCGCTAAACCTATCAATACGGTAAAACTAGATAAAATATTAGCTGATTTATTTGGTATAAAACAAACAAGAAGTAATGAGCCACAATTAAAAGTAAGTGCAGCAGCGCTTGCTGATATTAATGCGCATTTACTTGATGTTGAAACCATAGAAGACTTTGTAAATTCAATGGGCTTGGTGGTATTTAAACGCAGTAGTCAGTTATTTGAAAAACTCAATCCCCAATATCAGCAAGAGTTACTGACCTCGTTAAACTCAGGCGACAGAGAAGAATATAAATCAGTTGCACATAAGCTTAAAGGTGCTGCGGGATCTGTAGGCTTAAATGATGTGCAATTGCATGCAAAAGTGATGGAGTATGGTGCATTGGATGAATCTGACGAGGTATTAAAGCAGTGGTTAGATGTTTTAGCAGACAAAATAAATGAAGGACAACATGCCCTTCATTTATTCTTACAGCAATTAGAGTAA
- the arcA gene encoding two-component system response regulator ArcA: MQTPVILIVEDEDVTRLNLVSLFEAEGYKVIEAIDGDDMHDKLTNNDDVNLVVMDINLPGKNGLILARELRQKRKVGLIFLTGRDNDVDRILGLEIGADDYITKPFNPRELTIRARNLITRTALGGEESALETNGVITFNGWELDENSRCLTSPGGDAKRLPKGEYRALRLMLDSPGRIFSREQLIKHMTGRELRANDRTVDVTIRRIRKHFESDNSTTELISTIHGEGYRFIGKIDS, translated from the coding sequence ATGCAAACGCCAGTCATTCTGATTGTAGAGGATGAAGACGTAACTAGACTAAACCTCGTTAGTTTATTTGAAGCTGAAGGTTACAAAGTTATTGAAGCCATTGATGGCGATGACATGCATGATAAGCTTACAAATAATGACGACGTCAATCTTGTAGTTATGGATATCAATCTACCAGGTAAAAACGGGCTAATTTTAGCACGTGAGTTACGCCAAAAACGCAAAGTCGGTCTTATTTTCTTAACAGGCCGTGACAATGATGTAGATCGTATTTTAGGCCTAGAAATTGGTGCTGATGACTATATTACTAAACCGTTTAATCCTCGCGAATTAACTATTCGTGCGCGTAATTTAATTACTCGTACTGCCCTAGGTGGTGAAGAGTCTGCACTTGAAACAAATGGTGTAATTACGTTTAACGGTTGGGAACTTGACGAAAACAGTCGCTGTCTTACTTCTCCAGGTGGAGACGCAAAACGTCTACCTAAAGGCGAATACAGAGCACTGCGTTTAATGCTTGACTCTCCAGGTCGTATTTTTAGCCGTGAGCAACTAATTAAACACATGACTGGCCGTGAGCTACGTGCAAACGATAGAACAGTTGATGTTACAATTCGTCGTATTCGTAAGCACTTTGAAAGCGACAACTCAACAACTGAGTTGATCAGCACCATTCATGGTGAAGGTTATCGCTTCATTGGTAAAATAGACAGCTAA
- a CDS encoding methyltransferase: MSVLTNPSLLLLRNSEKLVGKSILVVNFVQDGFLAELKKRNPESKVTAFSYNHANGEFAKNTPGVDICVNHCISSNDFDLVILYYPKSKPEVLMALDNIRAVITADAELLVVGENKSGVKSIEKQLTDKANFSNKIDSAKHCVLYSFAELKQLSQFNISDYHKPFTVSVADSEFTAISIPGVFNHGNLDAGTKILLENAPLIKQGTVLDFGCGAGLIATYLGLKNPALSFVCSDVSALAIYATTQTLKLNNIKGEAILSDGLTNITGKFDLIISNPPFHTGIATDYTVAETFLANAKLHLTKAGKLNIVANSFLKYPPILETQFDNYHTVFKNNKFAVYSS, encoded by the coding sequence ATGAGCGTATTAACCAATCCAAGCCTACTGTTACTTCGCAACAGCGAAAAGTTAGTTGGGAAATCTATATTGGTGGTCAACTTTGTTCAAGATGGCTTTTTAGCCGAGCTTAAAAAACGCAACCCAGAGAGTAAAGTAACTGCTTTTAGCTACAATCACGCTAATGGCGAATTTGCCAAAAACACACCCGGCGTTGATATATGTGTAAATCACTGTATTAGCAGTAACGACTTTGATTTAGTGATTCTTTACTATCCAAAATCAAAGCCTGAAGTGCTTATGGCGCTTGATAATATACGCGCAGTAATTACAGCAGATGCTGAGTTACTGGTGGTTGGCGAAAATAAGAGTGGTGTTAAATCAATAGAAAAACAGCTTACTGATAAAGCTAATTTTAGTAATAAAATAGACTCAGCAAAGCACTGTGTTTTATATTCATTTGCAGAGCTTAAACAACTTAGTCAGTTTAATATTAGCGATTATCATAAGCCATTTACGGTCAGTGTGGCCGATAGCGAATTTACCGCTATCAGTATTCCTGGGGTATTTAATCACGGTAATTTAGATGCTGGTACTAAAATATTACTCGAAAACGCTCCGCTTATTAAGCAAGGTACTGTACTCGACTTTGGTTGTGGCGCGGGCTTAATTGCAACTTACTTAGGGCTAAAAAATCCGGCATTAAGCTTTGTTTGTAGTGATGTGAGCGCTTTGGCAATCTATGCAACAACGCAAACCCTTAAGCTTAATAACATTAAAGGCGAAGCCATCTTAAGTGATGGGCTTACTAACATTACAGGTAAGTTCGATCTAATTATTAGTAACCCGCCATTTCACACCGGTATTGCTACCGACTACACAGTAGCAGAAACCTTTTTAGCAAATGCTAAACTGCATCTAACTAAAGCCGGTAAGTTAAATATTGTTGCTAATAGCTTTTTAAAATACCCGCCGATATTAGAAACACAATTTGATAACTATCACACAGTGTTTAAAAATAATAAGTTTGCCGTTTACAGCAGCTAA
- the trmB gene encoding tRNA (guanosine(46)-N7)-methyltransferase TrmB codes for MSESSNTNLEQAKQEGKYIRTIRSFVKREGRLTKGQAAAIEKCWPIMGLEHKNGMLDLSEVFGNNNDVVLEIGFGMGKSLVEMAKNAPHLNFIGIEVHRPGVGACLMDADEAGIANLRIFEHDAVEVLADCIADESLTTLQLFFPDPWHKKRHHKRRIVQGEFVEKLRSQLKMGGVFHMATDWENYAEHMLEVMQAAPGFKNQSATNDYVPRPDLRPLTKFEQRGHRLGHGVWDLMFERTK; via the coding sequence ATGAGTGAATCAAGTAACACTAATCTTGAGCAAGCAAAGCAAGAAGGTAAGTATATCCGCACTATTCGTAGTTTTGTAAAACGCGAAGGTCGTTTAACCAAAGGCCAAGCTGCCGCTATCGAAAAATGCTGGCCAATAATGGGCTTAGAGCATAAAAATGGCATGCTTGATTTAAGCGAAGTTTTTGGCAATAACAATGATGTAGTGCTAGAAATTGGTTTTGGTATGGGCAAATCACTGGTTGAAATGGCAAAAAATGCCCCGCATTTAAACTTTATTGGTATAGAAGTACACCGCCCAGGCGTTGGTGCTTGTTTAATGGATGCTGATGAAGCGGGTATTGCTAATCTGCGTATTTTTGAACACGATGCGGTTGAAGTTTTAGCCGATTGTATAGCAGATGAAAGTTTAACAACCTTACAATTATTTTTTCCTGATCCTTGGCATAAAAAGCGTCACCATAAACGCCGTATAGTACAAGGCGAGTTTGTTGAAAAGTTACGTTCACAGTTAAAAATGGGCGGCGTTTTTCATATGGCTACCGACTGGGAAAATTACGCTGAGCATATGCTCGAAGTAATGCAAGCTGCGCCTGGTTTTAAAAACCAGTCTGCAACAAACGACTACGTACCACGTCCTGATTTACGCCCGCTAACCAAATTTGAACAACGCGGCCATCGTTTAGGTCATGGTGTGTGGGACTTGATGTTTGAGCGCACTAAGTAG
- the mutY gene encoding A/G-specific adenine glycosylase: MLDLNKQQSDWFSNQVVDWYHLHGRKTLPWQLAKTPYKVWVSEVMLQQTQVVTVIPYFERFMQSFPDIIALANADEDQVLHHWTGLGYYARARNLHKTAKIVRDKYQGQFPTTLEEVVDLPGIGRSTAGAVLSLSLGQHHPILDGNVKRVLARFFMVEGWYGVKKVESQLWHLSEQLTPKNNVTEFNQAMMDLGSSLCSRSRFDCPACPLSSRCGAFKTQQVKTFPHSKPKKAVPKKSCHQLIIKHEDKVLMEKRPNSGIWGGLFGFFEFNELSELEVFIAQQGLTADLVVLEPFTHIFSHFELTINPHVLNVVQVPDVINDRQLVWYPLDQSIEVGLAAPTKKLVKQIAPIG, encoded by the coding sequence ATTTTGGATTTAAATAAACAGCAGTCTGATTGGTTTTCTAACCAAGTGGTTGATTGGTATCATCTTCATGGTAGAAAAACGCTGCCGTGGCAGTTAGCAAAAACACCCTATAAAGTATGGGTGTCTGAAGTGATGTTACAACAAACTCAAGTAGTGACAGTTATCCCTTATTTTGAAAGGTTTATGCAAAGCTTCCCCGATATTATTGCTTTAGCTAACGCCGATGAAGATCAGGTGCTGCATCACTGGACTGGTTTAGGGTATTACGCAAGAGCACGTAACTTACATAAAACCGCTAAAATAGTTCGTGACAAGTATCAGGGGCAGTTTCCTACAACGCTTGAAGAGGTTGTTGATTTACCTGGAATAGGGCGCTCTACAGCCGGTGCTGTGTTATCACTTTCACTTGGGCAGCATCACCCCATACTCGATGGTAATGTTAAACGAGTATTGGCCCGTTTTTTTATGGTTGAAGGCTGGTATGGTGTTAAAAAAGTCGAAAGCCAACTTTGGCATTTGAGCGAGCAGCTAACGCCTAAAAATAACGTAACTGAGTTTAACCAAGCTATGATGGATTTAGGTTCGAGTTTGTGTTCGCGTAGTCGTTTTGATTGCCCTGCATGTCCGTTAAGTAGTCGCTGTGGCGCATTTAAAACGCAGCAGGTAAAAACATTCCCACACTCAAAGCCTAAAAAAGCAGTGCCGAAAAAAAGCTGCCATCAGTTAATTATTAAACATGAAGATAAAGTGCTCATGGAAAAGCGGCCTAACTCAGGAATATGGGGCGGGTTGTTTGGTTTTTTTGAGTTTAATGAATTGAGTGAACTAGAGGTGTTTATAGCGCAGCAAGGGCTAACAGCTGATTTAGTGGTGCTTGAACCCTTTACTCATATATTTTCGCACTTTGAACTTACTATTAATCCACATGTGCTAAATGTAGTACAAGTTCCGGATGTAATTAACGACCGACAATTAGTTTGGTACCCATTAGATCAGTCAATTGAAGTGGGTTTAGCCGCACCAACCAAAAAGTTGGTTAAACAAATTGCACCAATAGGTTAA
- a CDS encoding oxidative damage protection protein, with product MARTVFCQKLQKEAEGLGFQLYPGEIGERIFNNISKEAWAQWQHKQTMLINEKHLNMMDPEHRSFLEQQMVGFLFENKEVEIEGYKPPEK from the coding sequence ATGGCACGTACAGTATTTTGTCAAAAGTTACAAAAAGAAGCTGAAGGGCTTGGATTTCAATTATATCCTGGCGAAATAGGCGAAAGAATCTTTAACAATATCTCTAAAGAGGCTTGGGCGCAGTGGCAGCACAAGCAAACGATGCTGATTAACGAAAAGCATTTAAATATGATGGACCCAGAGCATCGTAGTTTTTTAGAGCAGCAAATGGTTGGTTTTTTGTTTGAAAACAAAGAAGTAGAAATTGAAGGCTACAAACCACCAGAAAAATAA
- a CDS encoding hybrid sensor histidine kinase/response regulator — MQSKFSSVIKGLLPLFLLSNVIITILFIIAFSLYSQSEASTKKSTPLIDITSLANKLEAPLVDALTIYGQGKVQELLELTSVFSDNFEYTLYRFSATSQTELVYSTNKPAIAAIKLNEHLVEQGVLHKVLTLNDQPIGELILKQKKSSPTLTKQTSLLSAYFVACIAVITLFVLALLLNQYINNRLRKSTGLLSEELQAVTDSSNFNSTVNEQLGNGLNVIALNINFLLKKVQAALSENEKTQKELQKLQNNLEIEVQTRTLALEKETLNAQKASETKTTFLATMSHEIRTPMNGVIGTIDLLRQTNLDGSQHRLSTIIRESAFSLLSILDDILDFSKIEAGKLNIDPIPFSVTDTIEEVVRVLSSIAKHRDLDLNLSIAPDIPINLIGDNTRVRQILYNLCSNAIKFTSTSESHKGQVNISVEVAHNTAEHFTLRFCVTDNGKGMSQAQLREIFNPFIQAESSITREYGGTGLGLSICKSLTELMLGTISVNSNIGIGSEFTVELPFSTSGKIKFAHKNSLDGRHIVVVSNNVEREKVIYRYLSFMGAKITYVHNEQEIESLHDAKDIIWVVDGIDNMDSINAFLRRLLYSLEDNNQQVVVLSKLDDAAINHKNIFYINATPLCKSNFMLSILVAAGLHQPKHIKKSIAYDNHLTTEQALAANKLILLVEDNILNQQVITDQLHILGYGVEVANNGEEGINMWRKGNYSLILTDLHMPIMSGYDMVEKIRSEAEMLGSIVSQPYIIAVTANSLKGEKERCLAVGINDFITKPVELNVLESTLIRWNEKHNHKSIDTPHQKPAMPIDMDSVAKYINGDDAKKIRFFKMYLEQSQELIKSINFGVMQSNVSDILEGCHQLKSISKTIGAHRVAELAIVFEEQCKTDELNSDKLIDLRDQLEIEYSKAAQFLKEQIKNAEQQEQLS; from the coding sequence ATGCAGAGTAAGTTCTCTTCAGTGATAAAAGGTTTGTTACCTCTTTTTTTATTAAGTAATGTAATTATAACCATACTATTTATAATTGCCTTTTCACTTTATTCTCAAAGTGAAGCAAGTACTAAAAAAAGCACACCGCTTATTGATATTACTTCACTGGCTAACAAGCTAGAAGCCCCTCTAGTCGACGCTTTAACTATTTACGGGCAAGGTAAAGTGCAAGAGTTGCTTGAGCTTACCTCTGTGTTTAGTGACAACTTTGAATACACGCTATATCGCTTTAGCGCTACATCACAAACGGAGCTGGTATATAGCACTAACAAACCTGCAATTGCTGCTATTAAACTAAATGAGCACTTAGTTGAGCAAGGTGTTTTACATAAGGTTTTAACGCTTAACGACCAACCTATTGGCGAGCTTATTTTAAAGCAAAAAAAATCCTCACCTACTTTAACTAAACAAACGTCATTATTGAGCGCCTATTTTGTGGCTTGTATTGCGGTTATTACATTATTTGTATTAGCGCTGCTATTAAATCAATATATTAATAATCGTTTACGTAAAAGTACTGGCTTGCTCAGCGAAGAACTACAGGCTGTAACTGATAGCAGTAATTTTAACAGCACTGTAAATGAGCAGCTAGGCAATGGCTTGAATGTGATTGCACTTAATATTAATTTTTTATTAAAAAAAGTACAAGCGGCTTTATCTGAGAATGAAAAAACTCAAAAAGAATTACAAAAACTGCAAAACAATCTCGAAATTGAAGTGCAAACTCGAACCCTTGCACTTGAAAAAGAAACATTAAATGCGCAAAAAGCGAGTGAAACTAAAACAACCTTTTTAGCGACTATGAGCCATGAAATTAGAACCCCTATGAATGGCGTTATAGGGACTATAGATTTACTGCGCCAAACAAATTTAGATGGCTCACAACATCGCCTTAGTACAATTATTCGCGAATCTGCTTTTTCTTTACTGAGTATTTTGGACGACATTTTAGATTTTTCTAAAATTGAAGCAGGCAAACTTAATATTGACCCTATCCCATTTTCTGTCACCGATACGATTGAAGAGGTGGTGCGCGTACTTTCTTCTATAGCCAAGCACCGCGATCTCGATTTAAACCTATCAATTGCTCCTGATATCCCTATTAACCTTATTGGTGATAACACTCGAGTACGCCAGATACTATATAACCTATGCAGCAATGCGATTAAGTTTACTAGTACGAGTGAGTCGCATAAGGGGCAGGTTAATATTTCTGTAGAGGTAGCTCACAACACTGCAGAACACTTCACTTTACGTTTTTGTGTTACCGATAACGGTAAAGGTATGAGCCAAGCACAATTAAGAGAGATATTTAATCCATTTATTCAAGCAGAAAGCTCAATAACCAGAGAATACGGCGGAACCGGCCTTGGCTTGTCAATTTGTAAAAGTTTAACCGAGTTAATGCTGGGTACTATATCGGTTAATAGTAATATTGGCATAGGTAGTGAGTTCACTGTAGAACTGCCATTTAGTACCTCAGGAAAAATTAAGTTCGCACATAAAAACAGCTTAGATGGCAGGCATATTGTTGTAGTAAGTAATAATGTTGAACGTGAAAAAGTAATCTATCGTTATTTATCATTTATGGGCGCTAAAATAACCTATGTGCATAACGAGCAAGAAATTGAGTCTTTGCACGACGCTAAAGATATCATTTGGGTTGTTGATGGCATTGATAATATGGACAGCATAAATGCATTTTTAAGACGTTTGCTTTACTCTTTAGAGGATAATAATCAGCAAGTTGTCGTTTTAAGCAAGCTAGATGATGCCGCTATTAATCATAAAAATATTTTTTATATTAATGCAACGCCATTATGTAAGTCTAACTTTATGCTATCAATACTTGTAGCTGCAGGTTTGCATCAGCCTAAGCACATAAAAAAATCCATAGCATACGATAACCATTTAACTACAGAGCAAGCTTTAGCAGCAAACAAACTTATTTTATTAGTTGAAGATAATATTTTGAATCAACAAGTTATAACTGATCAGCTGCACATCTTAGGTTACGGAGTTGAAGTAGCTAATAACGGTGAGGAAGGGATTAATATGTGGCGAAAAGGTAACTACTCGCTCATTTTAACCGATTTACACATGCCGATAATGTCTGGCTACGATATGGTCGAAAAAATCCGCAGTGAGGCCGAAATGCTAGGTTCGATTGTATCGCAACCTTATATAATTGCCGTGACAGCCAACTCTTTAAAAGGTGAAAAAGAACGCTGCTTAGCTGTTGGTATTAACGACTTTATTACTAAACCGGTTGAGCTTAACGTTTTAGAAAGCACACTAATTCGCTGGAATGAAAAACATAATCACAAGAGCATAGACACACCACATCAAAAGCCAGCAATGCCAATAGATATGGATTCAGTAGCTAAATACATTAATGGCGATGACGCGAAAAAAATCCGTTTTTTTAAAATGTATTTGGAGCAAAGCCAAGAACTAATAAAGTCGATTAACTTTGGTGTTATGCAAAGTAACGTTAGTGATATTCTTGAGGGTTGCCATCAATTAAAGTCAATATCTAAAACCATTGGGGCGCATCGCGTAGCTGAGCTAGCAATAGTGTTTGAAGAGCAATGTAAAACAGATGAACTAAACAGCGATAAATTAATTGATTTAAGAGATCAATTAGAAATTGAATACTCTAAAGCAGCTCAATTTTTAAAAGAGCAGATTAAAAATGCCGAGCAGCAAGAGCAGCTGAGTTAA
- a CDS encoding TolC family protein, whose amino-acid sequence MIWQQYQPTLLVLSIVLLSGCASNINSQQREQAPNNVPQQWQQKISAPILHVQQQWLNQLQNPQLNQLVEQALKNNQQLLQSSYDVALQKQELIVSGAALWPTLDLSARTSRSKNNRPVSYNNASSVSLNLGYEVDLWGKLSDSNRQANLNYLAQQARFEQARQQLVADVVKSWFDVVTAKQLLDLYKRREANALQNLDIIESGYRQGLNEALDVYLARNELNNERSRIATQQASLLTTARVLERLLGDYPKGIISANNDLPVINTNIPLGLPSELITRKPTLRANWYQLLASDANLAYAHKQRFPSLNLTASLSDATDRVSDLFSPSSLAWSLLGSISAPIFNGGRLKANEEIARLNSQKQEQQYLQALYDAFSDVENAITLQQSLKAQYASTLEAQENALAAEQLSFEQYQSGLVSYTTVLDAQGRSFDAQSSLISIKNQLIANRVNLHLALGGDFANTSTELQSNNNEN is encoded by the coding sequence ATGATTTGGCAACAATACCAGCCAACTTTATTGGTACTCAGTATTGTGCTGCTCAGCGGCTGTGCGAGCAATATAAATTCACAGCAGCGCGAACAAGCACCTAATAATGTACCGCAGCAATGGCAACAAAAAATCTCTGCGCCGATATTGCACGTACAACAGCAATGGCTTAATCAATTACAAAATCCACAGTTAAATCAACTTGTGGAGCAGGCACTTAAAAATAACCAGCAGCTTTTACAGAGTAGTTACGATGTAGCGCTCCAAAAGCAGGAGTTAATTGTGTCGGGCGCAGCGTTGTGGCCAACCTTGGACTTATCTGCGCGTACTAGTCGCAGTAAAAATAACCGCCCAGTTAGTTATAATAATGCAAGTTCAGTGAGCTTGAATTTAGGTTACGAAGTTGATTTATGGGGCAAGCTGTCAGATTCTAATCGCCAAGCTAATTTAAACTACTTAGCGCAACAGGCGCGCTTTGAACAAGCAAGGCAACAGCTAGTTGCCGATGTAGTAAAGAGCTGGTTTGATGTAGTAACCGCAAAGCAATTACTTGATTTATACAAGCGCCGTGAAGCCAATGCTTTGCAAAATCTTGATATTATAGAGTCAGGTTATCGTCAAGGGTTAAACGAAGCTCTCGATGTTTACTTGGCCCGTAACGAGCTAAATAACGAGCGTTCACGTATTGCTACTCAGCAAGCAAGCTTATTAACGACAGCAAGAGTACTTGAGCGTTTATTGGGAGATTATCCGAAAGGAATTATCTCGGCAAATAATGACCTGCCAGTTATCAATACTAACATTCCACTCGGTTTACCCTCAGAGTTAATTACCCGAAAGCCAACATTACGTGCAAATTGGTATCAGCTTTTAGCAAGTGATGCGAACTTGGCTTACGCCCATAAGCAACGCTTTCCAAGTTTAAATTTAACGGCAAGTTTAAGTGATGCGACAGATAGAGTGAGTGATCTGTTTTCGCCATCTAGCCTAGCATGGTCGTTACTTGGCAGTATTTCAGCGCCTATTTTTAATGGTGGCCGGTTAAAAGCGAATGAAGAAATTGCGCGTTTAAATAGCCAAAAACAAGAGCAGCAGTATTTACAAGCACTTTACGATGCTTTTAGCGACGTAGAAAATGCGATTACGCTACAGCAATCACTTAAGGCGCAGTATGCAAGCACGCTAGAAGCACAAGAAAATGCCCTTGCTGCCGAACAACTATCGTTTGAGCAATATCAAAGTGGCTTGGTTAGCTACACCACAGTGCTTGACGCACAAGGACGCTCGTTCGATGCTCAAAGCTCCTTAATTAGTATTAAAAATCAATTAATAGCAAACCGAGTTAATTTACACCTTGCCCTTGGTGGCGACTTTGCAAACACTTCAACCGAACTACAGAGTAATAACAATGAAAACTAA